The following proteins are encoded in a genomic region of Sorangiineae bacterium MSr12523:
- a CDS encoding fibronectin type III domain-containing protein, with protein sequence MARRADLHAVSLMRWVPVAGWLALLSAGACSRPAERVHEKKPRTDSTLQHAFAAPRGLSSAPSGGNVLLRWENHATAPGGYFVEFRTDPNDAFTMIDAVWADAQTRTQQFAHEDAARDTVFSYRVRPFFGATSAAAVLTTGAGVDAGAHEEEGPLAEPSPTGAVASLRDARAMVEAAPAELSATLASPTTAVLRWKDRARDEDGYLLEMAPADSSAFQICALLPPNTTSFRKVKLPPHTKMQFRARAYFLGTPSNETTASLR encoded by the coding sequence CCGTGCAGACCTTCACGCGGTGAGCCTCATGCGATGGGTGCCCGTCGCAGGGTGGCTTGCGCTGCTGTCCGCGGGGGCGTGCTCCAGGCCCGCGGAGCGCGTGCACGAGAAGAAGCCGCGCACGGATTCGACGCTGCAACACGCGTTTGCCGCGCCGAGGGGGCTTTCGTCGGCGCCCTCGGGCGGAAACGTGCTTCTTCGATGGGAAAACCATGCCACCGCGCCCGGCGGCTATTTCGTCGAGTTTCGCACCGACCCGAACGACGCGTTCACGATGATCGATGCCGTCTGGGCCGATGCGCAGACGCGCACGCAGCAATTCGCCCATGAGGACGCGGCGCGGGACACCGTGTTCTCGTACCGCGTTCGTCCCTTCTTCGGGGCCACTTCGGCGGCGGCGGTCCTCACCACCGGCGCCGGCGTCGATGCGGGCGCGCACGAAGAAGAGGGCCCCCTCGCGGAGCCCTCACCAACCGGCGCCGTGGCCTCACTTCGCGATGCACGTGCCATGGTGGAGGCGGCGCCCGCCGAGCTTTCCGCCACACTTGCGTCGCCGACCACCGCCGTCTTGCGATGGAAGGACCGCGCCCGCGATGAAGATGGCTATCTGCTCGAAATGGCACCGGCCGACTCGTCGGCATTCCAGATCTGCGCCTTGCTGCCGCCAAACACGACGTCCTTTCGCAAGGTGAAATTGCCGCCCCATACGAAGATGCAGTTCCGGGCACGAGCCTATTTCTTGGGGACCCCCTCCAATGAGACCACGGCCTCGCTGCGCTAG
- a CDS encoding peptidyl-prolyl cis-trans isomerase has product MLLPRLLREPVVQFLLIGAALFGVERLRRHEEPPRTPECRPEATAGRIVVTDELRQTLSEEHLRVHGRRPTPAEMDTLIAAWVNEEVLFREGLARGLEKDDPRIRQRIVEKMSFVLDQGLEPPVPSEAELSAWFDAHPNKWATSELVDFTQVFIQGDDAAARTRARGLLAQLEAGADPAGMGDTFSGGRRYRRRSLTDLGESFGPDFSAGLAEQKEGTWSLRQSRFGLHLVRVDRRTPAERPTLVQVREDVLLDYREAKRATAREGAIAEMRRRWTP; this is encoded by the coding sequence ATGCTTCTTCCCCGGCTCTTGCGTGAACCCGTCGTTCAGTTCCTCCTGATCGGCGCGGCGCTGTTCGGCGTCGAGCGGCTGCGACGGCACGAGGAACCGCCGCGAACTCCGGAGTGCCGTCCCGAGGCGACTGCCGGACGCATCGTCGTGACCGACGAGCTGAGGCAAACGCTTTCGGAGGAGCACCTGCGTGTTCATGGGCGACGGCCCACACCGGCCGAAATGGATACCCTCATCGCCGCCTGGGTGAACGAAGAGGTGCTCTTTCGGGAGGGCCTTGCGCGAGGCCTCGAAAAGGATGATCCGCGCATCCGCCAGCGCATCGTGGAAAAGATGTCCTTCGTCCTGGACCAGGGCCTCGAACCGCCCGTGCCGAGCGAGGCCGAGCTCTCCGCGTGGTTCGACGCGCATCCGAACAAGTGGGCCACCTCGGAGCTCGTGGACTTCACGCAAGTCTTCATCCAAGGCGACGATGCGGCGGCCCGCACCCGCGCCCGTGGGCTGCTCGCCCAGCTGGAAGCGGGCGCCGATCCCGCGGGCATGGGGGACACGTTTTCGGGTGGCCGCCGCTACCGGCGCCGCAGCCTCACGGACTTGGGCGAGAGCTTCGGCCCCGATTTTTCGGCGGGCCTGGCCGAACAGAAAGAGGGCACGTGGTCGCTTCGGCAATCGCGCTTCGGCCTTCACTTGGTTCGCGTGGACCGGCGCACCCCGGCCGAACGCCCCACGCTGGTGCAGGTGCGCGAGGACGTGCTCCTCGATTACCGCGAGGCCAAGCGCGCCACCGCGCGCGAAGGCGCCATCGCCGAGATGCGCAGACGATGGACACCGTGA
- a CDS encoding HupE/UreJ family protein, which yields MDTVIKVLFALLALVALLVATPAAAHDFNPGVLTLVEVREGRFDIAWTEPVDSLGTGHVRIGYPPQCHREGDHLACGREGLRGELTFEGLHARRTRIVVTVRYLDGDAFDAVVTSDEPRVRIDKAPHSEIASQWIRLGAEHVYTGLDHVAFVVGLFLITGAQRRRLLATITAFTVAHSLTLALAALHILELPRAPVEAAIAASVVLVAYESTHDEKTFTRRYPWAVAFGFGLVHGLGFAGALGELSLPRGAFGVALASFNVGVELAQLSIVGALLALAWLARARLSDVRQAMATRAVSLVLGAFGAYWFFDRAYLVLNR from the coding sequence ATGGACACCGTGATCAAGGTTCTCTTCGCGCTGCTCGCCCTGGTGGCGCTGCTGGTGGCGACGCCGGCCGCCGCGCACGACTTCAACCCGGGCGTGCTCACCTTGGTCGAGGTGCGCGAGGGCCGCTTCGACATCGCGTGGACCGAGCCCGTCGACAGCTTGGGCACCGGCCATGTTCGCATTGGGTATCCGCCGCAATGCCACCGCGAGGGCGACCACCTCGCCTGCGGGCGCGAGGGTCTGCGCGGGGAGCTCACCTTCGAGGGCCTGCACGCGCGGCGCACGAGAATCGTCGTCACCGTGCGCTACCTCGATGGCGACGCGTTCGATGCCGTGGTCACCTCGGACGAGCCGCGCGTCCGCATCGACAAGGCGCCCCACTCCGAGATCGCCTCGCAGTGGATCCGCCTCGGGGCCGAGCACGTCTACACGGGGCTCGATCACGTGGCCTTCGTCGTGGGCCTCTTTCTCATTACGGGCGCGCAGCGCCGGCGGCTGCTCGCGACCATCACGGCCTTCACGGTGGCGCACTCGCTCACCTTGGCGCTCGCCGCGCTGCACATTCTGGAGCTGCCACGCGCGCCCGTGGAGGCAGCCATCGCGGCCAGCGTGGTGCTCGTGGCCTACGAGTCGACCCACGACGAAAAGACCTTCACCCGCCGGTATCCCTGGGCAGTCGCTTTTGGCTTCGGGCTCGTGCACGGCCTGGGGTTCGCCGGCGCCCTCGGCGAATTGAGCTTGCCGCGGGGCGCCTTTGGCGTGGCCCTCGCGTCCTTCAACGTGGGCGTGGAGCTCGCGCAGCTCTCCATCGTGGGTGCGCTGCTGGCGCTCGCATGGCTGGCACGCGCGCGCCTCAGCGACGTCCGCCAGGCCATGGCGACGAGGGCGGTGTCACTCGTCCTCGGCGCCTTCGGGGCCTATTGGTTCTTCGATCGCGCTTATTTGGTACTAAACCGATAA
- a CDS encoding metallophosphoesterase, protein MGKYRFGPWAILSACSLSLVACSADGGEGSVVSPAANDSRGTEQVPPEKPVRETVACPTGRVPIDATSLAFDGERGHVAMGDAASLALEQFTLEGWVRRDGFGVPHAAGEGGPSLVPIAGRGSGNYVLGFAEDGELAADFENEEGVHHTVLGKTDISLGQWHHLAASYDGTTWRLFVDGRLDAELVAKTTPRTSGAQSFAVGSMLDASGTPTGFLKGAVDEVRLWDHARSASEIAASMYRRAARGSGLVGRWAFDEKDRGAPDSAGTNHGSIAAGAAFVRDGAILDLGFPPALRGTPSVDGRRATLDVKVDDPDSAAFSASFYVREVTAGEDFTIVVLPDTQYYSRYPEYSKYYYDQTKWIMDNAAAYNIVGVIHNGDVVDQVNVESQWQVADKAMKTLETKSARFPEGMPYGVGAGNHDQDPFGTAGGTVKYNQYFGTSRFQGRSYFGGTYSANKTDENWVTFSGGGLDFVLVDLQYSSKAREAAVLNWTKNVFAQHPNAFGIVNSHHILNADASFGAAGKSIYDAVKTTSNVQLLTCGHISAESKRSDQYGGRTIHSMLADYQSRANGGGGYLRIWEFSPKNGELTVRTYSPTANKFETDANSQFTLKVDLSGAGNASFKSVAKLDLADASGVRTNVDGLAPGKNYEWYATVTDCAHVVSSPVYRFSTK, encoded by the coding sequence ATGGGGAAATATCGATTTGGCCCTTGGGCCATTCTCTCGGCGTGTTCGCTGTCGCTGGTGGCGTGCAGCGCGGACGGCGGCGAGGGCTCGGTGGTTAGCCCTGCTGCGAACGATTCCCGCGGGACCGAGCAGGTGCCGCCGGAAAAACCTGTGCGTGAGACGGTTGCCTGCCCGACGGGCAGGGTGCCCATCGACGCGACGTCGCTCGCCTTCGACGGCGAGCGCGGGCACGTGGCGATGGGAGACGCGGCGAGCCTCGCGCTCGAGCAGTTCACCCTGGAAGGATGGGTGCGGCGCGACGGATTCGGCGTGCCGCATGCCGCCGGCGAAGGTGGGCCATCTTTGGTGCCGATTGCCGGCCGCGGAAGTGGAAACTACGTGCTCGGCTTCGCCGAAGATGGGGAGCTTGCGGCCGACTTCGAGAACGAAGAAGGCGTGCACCATACGGTGCTCGGAAAGACCGATATTTCCCTGGGACAGTGGCATCATTTGGCGGCCTCTTACGACGGCACGACGTGGCGGCTCTTCGTCGATGGCCGGCTCGATGCCGAATTGGTCGCGAAGACTACCCCGCGCACGTCGGGCGCGCAGTCGTTCGCCGTCGGCAGCATGCTCGATGCGAGCGGGACGCCAACCGGCTTCCTGAAGGGCGCCGTCGACGAGGTACGCCTTTGGGATCACGCACGGAGCGCGTCGGAGATTGCCGCCTCGATGTACCGCCGGGCAGCCCGGGGCTCTGGCTTGGTCGGGCGCTGGGCCTTCGACGAAAAGGATCGCGGTGCGCCGGACAGCGCGGGTACGAATCACGGTAGCATCGCGGCGGGGGCCGCGTTCGTGCGGGATGGGGCCATCTTGGACCTGGGCTTCCCGCCTGCATTGCGCGGGACGCCGTCGGTGGATGGCCGCAGGGCGACCTTGGACGTGAAGGTGGACGATCCCGATAGCGCGGCGTTCAGTGCATCGTTTTACGTGCGCGAGGTGACGGCGGGGGAAGACTTCACCATCGTGGTGCTTCCGGATACGCAATATTATTCACGGTATCCGGAATATTCGAAATATTACTACGACCAAACCAAATGGATCATGGATAATGCGGCGGCGTACAACATCGTCGGCGTCATCCACAACGGCGACGTGGTCGACCAAGTGAACGTGGAATCCCAATGGCAGGTCGCCGACAAGGCGATGAAAACGTTGGAGACGAAGTCCGCGCGTTTCCCCGAAGGAATGCCCTACGGCGTTGGCGCCGGGAATCACGACCAGGATCCCTTTGGTACGGCGGGCGGTACCGTGAAATACAATCAGTATTTCGGTACCAGCCGATTCCAGGGAAGGTCCTATTTCGGTGGGACCTACTCCGCGAACAAGACCGACGAAAACTGGGTGACCTTCTCCGGCGGTGGGCTGGATTTCGTGCTCGTCGATCTTCAATACAGCTCGAAGGCGCGCGAAGCCGCCGTGCTCAATTGGACGAAAAACGTCTTTGCCCAGCACCCGAACGCCTTCGGTATCGTCAATTCGCACCATATTTTGAATGCCGATGCGAGCTTTGGTGCGGCCGGAAAATCGATTTACGATGCCGTCAAAACCACCAGCAACGTGCAGCTCCTCACCTGCGGACACATCAGCGCGGAGAGCAAGCGCAGTGACCAGTATGGGGGCAGGACGATTCACTCGATGCTGGCCGATTACCAATCACGCGCCAATGGCGGGGGTGGGTACCTGCGCATCTGGGAATTTTCGCCCAAGAACGGCGAGCTTACCGTGCGTACGTATTCGCCGACGGCAAACAAATTCGAAACCGATGCGAATAGCCAATTTACGCTGAAGGTCGATCTCTCGGGCGCGGGCAATGCCTCGTTCAAGTCGGTGGCCAAGCTCGATTTGGCCGATGCGTCCGGTGTGCGCACCAACGTGGACGGGCTCGCGCCGGGGAAGAACTACGAGTGGTACGCCACGGTGACCGACTGCGCGCACGTCGTCAGCAGCCCGGTTTATCGGTTTAGTACCAAATAA
- a CDS encoding anthranilate synthase component I: MYHDDYRTKGGITVHREREDIPYPNDIQLLAARLDKRRGVLLSSSFEFPGRYARWDTGFADPPLVVTARGRSFTIEALNARGAVLLPTIAVALYELDVFVTLHANQERIQGEVHAPSKPFPEEMRSRQPSVFTVLRTLTELFQSNEDHQLGLYGAFGYDLVFQFEPMPLRLTRPAEQRDLVLYLPDEVLVVDHMQRSAQVVRYDFVVSGRSTIGVPRRTGDSPYQRDPIGPIPPESDHAPGEYIAGVERAREAFARGDLFEAVLAQTLTATCGEAPSEIFRRLRAKNPAPYGAMMNLGGGEFLVCASPEMFVRVEGKRIETCPIAGTIQRGVDALEDADRIRELLNSSKDEAELTMCTDVDRNDKSRVCEAGSVRVIGRRQIEQYSRLIHTVDHVEGMLRPEFDAFDGFLSHAWAVTVTGAPKRWAIRFIEQEEKSPRRWYGGAIGRVTFDGNMNTGLTLRTIRMKDGIAEVRVGATLLHDSEPAAEEAETRLKASAMFAAIRADGVSGVQAPMRAASATGARVLLIDHEDSFVHTLAGYFRVAGAEVTTMRPELAREELRAGRDPDLVVLSPGPGRPTDFDMNATLALAVERRLPVFGVCLGLQGMVEHFGGTLAVLNLPMHGKCSDVRILGGRVLADLPKHFVVGRYHSIHASRILLPPELIVTAETVDGVVMAIEHATLPLAAVQFHPESVMTSPDIGHRLIDRAINVLLAERRASTEHAMAIPESA; encoded by the coding sequence ATGTACCATGACGATTATCGTACCAAAGGCGGGATCACCGTTCATCGTGAGCGGGAGGACATTCCGTACCCCAACGACATCCAGCTGCTCGCGGCTCGCCTCGACAAGCGGCGCGGAGTACTTCTCTCTTCGAGCTTCGAGTTCCCAGGTCGCTATGCGCGATGGGATACCGGATTTGCCGATCCGCCGCTGGTCGTCACCGCGCGCGGCCGCAGCTTCACCATCGAAGCGCTGAACGCCCGCGGTGCGGTGCTGTTGCCCACCATCGCGGTGGCGCTCTACGAGCTCGATGTCTTTGTGACGCTGCATGCGAACCAGGAGCGCATCCAGGGCGAGGTCCATGCCCCAAGCAAGCCGTTCCCGGAGGAAATGCGAAGCCGGCAGCCCAGCGTCTTCACCGTGCTGCGCACCTTGACCGAGCTTTTCCAATCGAACGAAGACCACCAGCTCGGGCTCTACGGAGCCTTCGGGTACGATCTCGTCTTTCAGTTCGAGCCCATGCCCTTGCGCCTCACGCGCCCGGCCGAACAGCGCGATCTCGTCTTGTATCTGCCGGACGAAGTCCTCGTGGTGGACCACATGCAGCGCTCGGCCCAGGTCGTCCGGTACGACTTCGTCGTATCGGGGCGCTCCACCATCGGCGTTCCGCGGCGCACCGGCGACTCCCCGTACCAGCGCGACCCCATCGGACCGATCCCGCCAGAGAGCGATCACGCGCCCGGCGAATACATCGCCGGCGTCGAGCGTGCGCGCGAGGCCTTTGCGCGCGGTGACCTCTTCGAGGCCGTGCTCGCGCAGACCCTCACCGCCACGTGCGGCGAGGCGCCGAGCGAGATTTTCCGCCGCCTTCGGGCGAAAAACCCCGCGCCCTACGGCGCCATGATGAACCTCGGCGGCGGCGAGTTCCTCGTTTGCGCCTCACCCGAGATGTTCGTCCGCGTCGAAGGAAAGCGCATCGAAACGTGCCCCATCGCCGGCACCATCCAGCGCGGCGTCGATGCCCTGGAGGACGCCGACCGCATCCGCGAATTGCTCAACTCGAGCAAGGACGAAGCGGAGCTCACCATGTGCACCGACGTCGACCGCAATGACAAATCGCGCGTGTGCGAGGCCGGCAGCGTCCGCGTTATCGGACGCCGGCAGATCGAGCAGTATTCACGCTTGATCCACACGGTGGACCATGTCGAGGGCATGCTCCGGCCCGAGTTCGACGCGTTCGACGGCTTTTTGAGCCATGCCTGGGCGGTCACCGTGACCGGCGCGCCCAAGCGGTGGGCCATTCGCTTCATCGAGCAGGAGGAAAAGAGCCCGCGCCGTTGGTACGGAGGCGCCATCGGGCGCGTCACGTTCGACGGCAACATGAACACCGGTCTGACGTTGCGCACGATCCGCATGAAGGACGGCATCGCCGAAGTGCGCGTGGGCGCGACGTTGCTGCACGACAGCGAACCCGCGGCCGAAGAAGCGGAAACGCGCCTCAAAGCCTCCGCGATGTTCGCGGCCATCCGCGCCGACGGTGTTTCCGGCGTGCAGGCACCCATGCGCGCCGCCAGCGCCACTGGGGCTCGCGTGCTGCTGATCGATCACGAGGACAGCTTCGTGCATACGCTTGCCGGCTATTTCCGGGTTGCCGGCGCCGAGGTCACCACCATGCGCCCCGAGCTGGCGCGTGAGGAACTGCGCGCCGGACGCGATCCCGATCTGGTGGTGCTCTCGCCAGGCCCGGGGCGTCCGACCGACTTCGACATGAATGCGACCTTGGCCCTCGCCGTGGAACGGCGCCTGCCGGTATTCGGCGTTTGCCTCGGTCTGCAAGGCATGGTCGAGCACTTTGGTGGCACCCTGGCCGTGCTCAATCTGCCCATGCATGGCAAATGCTCCGACGTGCGCATCCTCGGCGGGCGCGTGCTCGCGGACTTGCCGAAGCACTTCGTCGTCGGCCGCTACCATTCGATCCACGCGAGCCGCATCCTCTTGCCGCCCGAGCTCATCGTGACCGCCGAAACCGTCGATGGCGTCGTGATGGCGATCGAACACGCGACATTGCCATTGGCCGCGGTGCAGTTTCATCCCGAGTCGGTCATGACATCGCCCGATATCGGACATCGACTCATCGACCGTGCCATCAATGTGCTTCTGGCAGAGCGCCGCGCTTCAACTGAACACGCGATGGCAATTCCCGAATCGGCTTAG